The following proteins are encoded in a genomic region of Arcobacter suis CECT 7833:
- the pdxA gene encoding 4-hydroxythreonine-4-phosphate dehydrogenase, whose product MTNIKPKIAISIGDLNGIGVEIALKCHEKISKICQPIYCINDIMLKKASDKLKIEIPKDFELFETKGEFEIKAGTVSKKAGKYSYDSFMDAINLADKERVDAICTLPINKESWSKADIKYKGHTEVLRDYFGKNAIMMLGCKKMFVGLFTEHIPLKKVAKKVNEEDLTKFLIDFYKNVKNDNIGVLGLNPHASDNGVLGDEEVEIFKAIKKANKHLEKNIFKGPLVPDTAFSPVSRKNYKYFVAMYHDQGLAPLKALYFDQSINVSLNLPIIRTSVDHGTAFNIAYKNEKINTKSYVNAIKEAIILIQNKR is encoded by the coding sequence ATGACTAATATTAAACCAAAAATTGCAATAAGCATCGGAGATTTAAATGGAATTGGAGTTGAAATAGCTCTAAAATGCCATGAAAAGATATCAAAAATTTGCCAACCAATTTATTGCATAAACGATATTATGCTAAAAAAAGCAAGTGATAAATTAAAAATAGAAATTCCAAAAGATTTTGAACTTTTTGAAACAAAAGGTGAATTTGAAATAAAAGCAGGAACTGTTTCAAAAAAAGCAGGAAAATACTCATATGATTCTTTTATGGATGCTATAAATTTAGCAGATAAAGAAAGAGTTGATGCAATTTGCACACTTCCAATTAACAAAGAATCGTGGAGTAAAGCAGATATAAAATACAAAGGTCATACCGAAGTTCTAAGGGATTATTTTGGTAAAAATGCCATTATGATGCTTGGTTGTAAAAAGATGTTTGTGGGACTTTTCACGGAACATATTCCTTTAAAAAAAGTTGCAAAAAAAGTAAATGAAGAAGATTTAACTAAATTTTTAATAGATTTTTACAAAAATGTGAAAAATGATAACATTGGAGTTTTAGGTTTAAATCCACATGCAAGTGATAATGGCGTTTTAGGTGATGAAGAAGTAGAAATTTTCAAAGCTATAAAAAAAGCAAATAAACATTTAGAAAAAAACATCTTCAAAGGTCCATTAGTTCCAGATACAGCATTTTCACCAGTTTCACGAAAAAATTATAAATATTTTGTTGCAATGTACCATGACCAAGGATTGGCTCCACTTAAAGCTCTTTATTTTGACCAAAGTATAAATGTAAGTCTAAATCTTCCAATAATTAGAACTTCAGTTGACCATGGAACTGCTTTTAATATTGCATATAAAAATGAAAAAATAAATACAAAAAGTTATGTAAATGCAATCAAAGAAGCAATTATTTTAATACAAAATAAAAGATGA
- a CDS encoding DNA-directed RNA polymerase subunit omega, which translates to MMRLEERISKALKQVDNDRYILAIAVGQRADELSKGAKPLLEHNTQKMKYTDIAIDEIASGLLRIEGFVDKK; encoded by the coding sequence ATGATGAGATTAGAAGAAAGAATATCAAAAGCTTTAAAACAAGTTGATAACGATAGATATATTTTAGCGATTGCTGTTGGGCAAAGAGCTGATGAATTAAGTAAAGGTGCAAAACCTTTATTAGAACACAATACTCAAAAAATGAAATATACTGATATTGCAATTGATGAAATTGCAAGTGGTTTATTAAGAATCGAAGGTTTTGTAGACAAAAAATAG
- the pyrH gene encoding UMP kinase: MNKRVLVKFSGEALAGAEGYGIDTQILDYIAEEIKSLVENGIEVGIVIGGGNIIRGVTAAADGVIKRTSADYMGMLGTVINGIAMQEALEYKGLSARLQTAIKMEQIAEPFIVRKAMRHLEKGRVVIFGAGTGNPYFTTDTGATLRATEIGASMLIKATKVDGVYDRDPMKYPDAKKLDTLSYDRALEDHIKVMDDTAIALAKDNKLPIVVANMSEKGNLLKIIQGDYSRCSIVR, from the coding sequence ATGAACAAAAGAGTACTTGTAAAATTTTCTGGTGAAGCATTGGCTGGTGCTGAAGGTTATGGTATTGATACTCAAATATTAGATTATATTGCGGAAGAGATAAAAAGTTTAGTAGAAAATGGTATAGAAGTTGGTATAGTGATTGGTGGTGGAAATATAATCAGAGGAGTAACAGCAGCAGCTGATGGTGTTATTAAAAGAACAAGTGCTGATTATATGGGTATGCTTGGAACTGTAATCAATGGTATTGCTATGCAAGAAGCATTAGAATACAAAGGTTTAAGTGCAAGATTACAAACAGCTATCAAAATGGAACAAATAGCTGAACCATTTATTGTAAGAAAAGCAATGAGACACCTTGAAAAAGGAAGAGTTGTAATTTTTGGAGCAGGAACTGGAAATCCTTATTTTACAACTGATACAGGAGCAACTTTAAGAGCAACTGAAATTGGAGCTTCAATGTTAATTAAAGCTACAAAAGTTGATGGGGTATATGATAGAGATCCAATGAAATATCCAGATGCTAAGAAATTAGATACTTTATCTTATGATAGAGCTTTAGAAGACCATATAAAAGTTATGGATGACACTGCAATTGCACTTGCAAAAGATAATAAACTTCCAATTGTTGTTGCAAACATGAGTGAAAAAGGTAATTTACTAAAAATCATTCAAGGTGATTATAGTAGATGTTCGATAGTTAGATAG
- a CDS encoding ATP-binding protein — translation MERKIKITEPKTIISGAFKTGKSYLIYDFLSAFKPKEYLYIDFSDLRNDVIEIKENLEKFLKMNEISVLVLENFAFDFELPSCENIIISTKNPVNFKGFKNLIISALDFEEYLLHDNRHQNIIQSFNSFLKFGNLAELINYEDHKKINRLQEIIELQCKDETQYEIFKILIENIDEKKSLFQLFNNLKSKIKISKDKFYETCKIYENNKSIYFLQKYNQEKSVKKIYVYNHSFLNAISHVKKFKNEFSNMIFLELIHKYKDIYYLDNIDFYIKSKNIAIIPIPFFNRFLMNNALKKIIKNAHEFDINEINIITISNNEKISDSKLKINIIPFYEWALS, via the coding sequence ATGGAGCGAAAAATTAAAATCACTGAACCTAAAACAATAATAAGTGGTGCTTTTAAAACAGGAAAAAGTTATCTTATTTATGACTTTTTATCTGCATTTAAACCAAAAGAGTATTTATATATTGATTTTTCTGATTTAAGAAATGATGTAATTGAAATCAAAGAAAATTTAGAAAAATTTCTTAAAATGAATGAAATATCTGTTTTAGTTTTAGAAAATTTTGCCTTTGATTTTGAACTTCCTTCTTGTGAAAATATAATTATTTCTACAAAAAATCCTGTAAATTTTAAAGGTTTTAAAAATTTAATAATTTCAGCTTTAGATTTTGAAGAGTATTTACTGCACGATAATCGACATCAAAATATAATTCAAAGTTTTAATAGTTTTCTAAAATTTGGAAATTTAGCAGAACTAATAAATTATGAAGACCATAAAAAAATAAATCGTTTACAAGAAATAATTGAACTTCAATGTAAAGATGAAACTCAATATGAGATTTTTAAAATTTTGATTGAAAATATTGATGAAAAAAAATCTCTTTTTCAACTATTCAACAATCTAAAATCTAAAATCAAAATATCTAAAGACAAATTTTATGAAACATGCAAAATTTATGAAAACAATAAATCAATCTATTTTTTACAAAAATATAATCAAGAAAAATCAGTAAAAAAAATATATGTTTATAATCACTCTTTTTTAAATGCAATTTCCCATGTAAAAAAGTTTAAAAATGAGTTTTCTAATATGATTTTTTTAGAATTAATTCATAAATATAAAGATATATATTATTTAGATAATATTGATTTTTATATCAAATCAAAAAATATAGCAATCATCCCTATTCCCTTTTTTAATAGATTTTTGATGAATAATGCTCTAAAAAAAATTATTAAAAATGCCCATGAATTTGATATAAATGAGATAAATATTATTACAATTTCTAACAATGAAAAAATTTCAGATTCTAAATTGAAAATAAATATTATTCCATTTTATGAATGGGCGTTAAGCTAA
- a CDS encoding RelA/SpoT family protein: protein MDPFIKEIQQINTVEDAINKLNTQTEISQKLNDIINFVIEAHEGQYRKSGEPYCVHPILVASITAHFSKDEAIIATALLHDVVEDTKYSLDFIKEKWGSDIAHMVDGLTKIVEIREHEFIASSDASDTKIISSALTFRKMLIASIDDVRVLIVKLCDRLHNMLTLSVLPANKQKRIAEETLVVYVPIANRLGISTLKNALEDLAFFYIYPNEYKKIDNFLKEQQSAMQLTFNTFISTTKNLLEKNGYDLEKIKIYSRIKHHYSIYLKMQRKGISIDEVLDLFAIRILVEEDIDCYKVLGYMHLEFKPLISRFKDYVATPKENGYQTIHTTVFYNSKIYEIQIRSFEMNKIAEFGIAAHWKYKTGAKNTTNLNWLKSLEFSNENVEEFYQETKDNLYTQEMIVYSPKGEVFTLPVGATAYDFAFAVHTNIGKRAIACYINKIKKPLLTELKSTDIVSIELGKDTIVRCSWIDMVKTSRAKKQIKFLCTHRQKEIDELSGKNIINTVFSRYSDDITKIYPIESPHKVPQILDFFKHTKQIIEKKIVSYKGLMTRFKILTSKIKESKFDNVLIYSNFSISSVSFDHCCHPKFGDDIVAFKNGNEAIIHHKMCDKAYDKIKTNQQMLFCKWTKDTVYQYKMVISIPNTKGELAKVLTYMAEYEFYILGVEFGRQPHSYIQYCYIEFEINKSNIEDVRKIIERKVKVIEFYSKKDAYNK from the coding sequence ATGGATCCATTTATCAAAGAAATTCAACAAATAAACACTGTTGAAGATGCAATTAACAAACTAAATACTCAAACTGAAATATCTCAAAAACTAAATGACATAATTAATTTCGTAATAGAAGCCCATGAAGGTCAATATAGAAAAAGTGGTGAACCATATTGTGTTCATCCAATTTTAGTGGCCTCAATTACAGCACATTTTTCAAAAGATGAAGCCATCATTGCAACAGCTTTGTTACATGATGTTGTAGAAGATACAAAATATTCTTTAGATTTTATTAAAGAAAAATGGGGCAGTGATATTGCTCATATGGTTGATGGATTAACTAAAATTGTTGAAATTAGAGAACATGAATTTATTGCTTCTAGTGATGCAAGTGATACTAAAATAATATCCTCTGCTTTAACATTTAGAAAAATGCTAATAGCTTCAATAGATGATGTTAGAGTTTTAATTGTAAAACTTTGTGATAGATTACATAACATGCTTACATTAAGTGTTTTACCTGCAAATAAACAAAAAAGAATTGCTGAAGAAACATTGGTTGTTTATGTTCCAATTGCAAATAGATTAGGAATTTCAACACTTAAAAATGCTTTAGAAGATTTAGCATTTTTTTACATTTATCCAAATGAATATAAAAAAATTGATAACTTTTTAAAAGAACAACAAAGTGCGATGCAACTTACTTTTAACACATTCATTTCTACAACAAAAAATCTTTTGGAAAAAAATGGTTATGATTTAGAAAAAATTAAAATTTATAGTAGGATTAAACATCATTATTCAATCTATTTAAAGATGCAAAGAAAAGGAATTTCTATTGATGAAGTTTTAGATTTATTTGCAATTAGAATTTTGGTTGAAGAAGATATTGATTGTTATAAAGTTTTAGGATATATGCATTTAGAATTTAAACCTTTAATATCAAGATTTAAAGATTATGTTGCAACTCCAAAAGAAAATGGTTATCAAACTATCCATACCACTGTTTTTTATAATTCAAAAATTTATGAAATTCAAATTCGTTCTTTTGAAATGAATAAAATTGCAGAGTTTGGAATTGCAGCCCATTGGAAATATAAAACTGGTGCAAAAAATACTACAAATCTTAATTGGTTAAAATCTTTGGAATTTTCAAATGAAAATGTAGAAGAATTTTATCAAGAAACAAAAGATAATTTATATACTCAAGAAATGATAGTATATTCTCCAAAAGGTGAAGTATTCACTCTACCAGTTGGTGCAACAGCTTATGATTTTGCTTTTGCTGTTCATACAAATATAGGAAAACGTGCAATTGCTTGTTATATAAATAAAATTAAAAAACCTCTTTTAACTGAATTAAAAAGTACTGATATAGTATCTATTGAATTAGGAAAAGATACTATTGTTAGATGTTCTTGGATAGATATGGTAAAAACTTCAAGAGCAAAAAAACAGATTAAATTTTTATGTACGCATAGACAAAAAGAAATTGATGAATTATCAGGAAAAAATATTATAAATACAGTTTTTTCTAGATATTCAGATGATATAACAAAAATATATCCTATTGAATCACCACATAAAGTGCCACAAATTTTAGACTTTTTTAAACATACAAAACAAATTATTGAAAAGAAAATAGTAAGTTATAAAGGGTTAATGACTAGATTTAAAATTTTAACTAGCAAAATTAAAGAATCTAAGTTCGATAACGTCTTAATATATTCAAATTTCAGTATAAGTTCTGTATCATTTGACCACTGTTGTCATCCAAAGTTTGGTGATGATATTGTTGCATTTAAAAATGGAAATGAAGCTATAATTCATCACAAAATGTGTGATAAAGCCTACGATAAAATTAAAACAAATCAACAAATGCTTTTTTGTAAATGGACAAAAGATACAGTTTATCAATATAAAATGGTAATTAGTATTCCAAATACAAAAGGTGAATTAGCAAAAGTATTAACTTATATGGCTGAATATGAATTTTATATATTAGGAGTAGAGTTCGGAAGACAACCTCACTCGTATATACAATACTGTTACATTGAGTTTGAAATAAATAAATCAAATATAGAAGATGTTAGAAAAATAATAGAAAGAAAAGTAAAAGTTATAGAGTTTTATTCAAAAAAAGATGCCTATAACAAATAA
- a CDS encoding pyridoxine 5'-phosphate synthase: protein MLLGVNIDHIAVLREARKINDPNPLDALGICKLSGADQITIHLREDRRHIHDNDAIAIIQQSTLPVNLECSINSDIIDIVCKLKPSRATLVPENRNEVTTEGGLDVKGNFEKLQKVIDKLHENEIEVSLFIDPKEEIIELSKELEVEWVELHTGTFANIYAMLNTNLSQTHHTIKELELSKNELKTKLNKSIQEIETSSKLAKKLNLKVAAGHGLNYQNVKLISQIPEVEELNIGQSVIARSVFTGLSQAIIDMKELIKND from the coding sequence GCCCTTGGAATTTGTAAACTCTCAGGTGCAGATCAAATCACAATTCATTTAAGAGAAGATAGACGACATATTCATGATAATGATGCAATTGCAATAATTCAACAATCAACACTACCAGTAAATTTAGAGTGTTCAATTAATAGTGATATTATTGATATTGTTTGTAAATTAAAACCTTCTCGAGCTACCTTAGTTCCTGAAAATAGAAATGAAGTTACAACTGAGGGTGGACTTGATGTAAAAGGAAACTTTGAAAAACTTCAAAAAGTAATAGATAAACTTCATGAAAATGAAATTGAAGTTTCATTATTTATTGATCCAAAGGAAGAGATTATTGAACTTTCAAAAGAACTTGAAGTTGAATGGGTTGAACTTCACACAGGAACTTTTGCAAATATTTATGCAATGTTAAATACAAATTTATCTCAAACTCATCACACAATCAAAGAGTTAGAATTAAGTAAAAATGAATTAAAAACTAAATTAAATAAATCTATTCAAGAGATTGAAACTTCATCAAAATTAGCAAAAAAACTAAACCTAAAAGTTGCAGCAGGGCACGGATTAAATTATCAAAATGTAAAACTAATTTCACAAATTCCGGAAGTTGAAGAACTAAATATTGGACAAAGTGTCATAGCTCGTTCTGTTTTTACAGGTTTAAGTCAAGCAATTATTGATATGAAAGAGTTAATTAAAAATGACTAA
- the tyrS gene encoding tyrosine--tRNA ligase: protein MEKRVQEALNEIKRGTSEIIDIEAIEKLIKKFFETGENFFVKAGFDPTAPDLHLGHTVLIQKLATFQKFGGIIQFLIGDFTATIGDPTGKSETRKVLSSEQVLNNAETYKEQVFKILDPKKTQVMFNSQWLKELGTGGLIALASNLTVARMLERDDFSKRYASNAPIALSEFTYPLLQGYDSVAMNTDIELGGTDQKFNLLMGRTLQKAYNCKKQQAVLMMPILEGLDGVQKMSKSLGNYIGVTDEPFDMFGKILSISDELMWRYFELLSSKSLKEIEEIKEGVNNETLHPKKVKESLAMEIVERFHGNGEGEKAKAEFEKVFAKKDIPTDMAEFTFEAPIWICQALVDCKLVDSTSQARRDIKANAVSINQEKIDDDKLNLQNGEYILQKGKKNFAKIIIK from the coding sequence ATGGAAAAAAGAGTTCAAGAAGCATTAAACGAGATAAAAAGAGGAACTTCTGAAATTATCGATATTGAAGCAATAGAAAAACTTATAAAAAAATTTTTTGAAACGGGTGAAAATTTTTTCGTAAAAGCTGGATTTGATCCAACTGCTCCTGATTTACATTTAGGGCATACAGTTCTAATTCAAAAACTAGCAACTTTCCAAAAGTTCGGAGGAATTATTCAATTTTTAATTGGAGATTTTACAGCAACTATTGGAGATCCTACCGGGAAAAGTGAAACTAGAAAAGTGTTAAGCAGTGAACAAGTATTAAATAATGCAGAAACTTATAAAGAACAAGTTTTTAAAATTTTAGATCCTAAAAAAACACAAGTAATGTTTAATAGCCAATGGTTGAAAGAATTAGGAACTGGTGGACTTATTGCTCTTGCTTCAAACTTAACAGTTGCTAGAATGCTTGAACGTGATGATTTTTCGAAAAGATATGCATCAAATGCTCCTATTGCTTTAAGTGAATTTACATATCCATTATTACAAGGATATGATTCAGTTGCTATGAATACTGATATTGAACTTGGTGGAACAGATCAAAAATTCAATCTTTTGATGGGAAGAACTTTACAAAAAGCTTATAACTGTAAAAAACAACAAGCAGTTTTAATGATGCCTATTCTAGAAGGTCTTGATGGTGTTCAAAAAATGTCAAAATCATTGGGAAATTACATTGGTGTAACCGATGAGCCTTTTGATATGTTTGGGAAAATTCTTTCAATTAGTGATGAATTAATGTGGAGATATTTTGAACTTTTATCATCAAAATCTTTAAAAGAGATTGAAGAAATTAAAGAAGGTGTAAATAATGAAACTTTACATCCTAAAAAAGTAAAAGAATCTCTTGCTATGGAAATAGTTGAAAGATTTCATGGAAATGGTGAAGGTGAAAAAGCAAAAGCAGAATTTGAAAAAGTTTTTGCAAAAAAAGACATTCCAACAGATATGGCAGAATTTACGTTTGAAGCTCCAATTTGGATTTGTCAAGCGTTAGTTGATTGTAAATTAGTTGATTCAACTTCACAGGCTAGACGAGATATAAAAGCAAATGCAGTATCAATAAATCAAGAAAAAATAGATGATGATAAATTAAATCTACAAAATGGTGAGTATATTTTACAAAAAGGTAAAAAAAATTTCGCTAAGATAATAATAAAATAG